gacggacgaaggattggtctcgctaccagtgtcggcgggcgtgcttcagggttcggttctagggccaacactgtggaacgtcatgtacgacgaccttctccgtctggagctgttcgggaagcgtgcggacatcatcgggtttgctgacgacgtgacgttcaccctcgttggacgggacacgcaggacatcagcgcccttgctacgaggaacctggagacgatcgagcgttggatgggaggagtgggattgcagctggcccatcacaagaccggctacatgatcttctgcacccatcacaccccgcagataggccaactacgagcggggacacacacgatcgaatccacggagacgctcaagtacctcggggttgagctctgccgcaaacagcaccacggtcgacatctagaggaggtttgcaacaaggcgactcgtatcacgaacgtcttaccgccctgatgccgaacaagtgtggcccaaaaagcagcagaaggagacccctggtgaacgtcgggaatagcattgtccgctacgctacgccagcgtggggacggaagcttctacagaggaacattcaccgcaccacagtccagaggtcgcatcgcaccggagtgcttcgagtggccagcgcattccaaacggtttcatacgacgccgcctgcgaagttgcaagcaccatcccgttagttctcctcctagaggaggacatccgctgccacgacgaaaagtTCCGGATGTGCAACCTTCTACTACGTGCGGTTCAATGCATCCACCTGATCCGTCATCTCGTGACGTCTCAGACCTTGCTAATTACGTGTTGTTAGCAACTGTTGCGGTGCTCATTCAGGATGGCCTGGGGGAGTGGCAGCGGATACGGTGCCTGCCAGATTCCAGATGCCATATCCAAGCCATCACAGCGTTTGCCGCGAAACAGTTACTATTTGGGAAAATTACTTTAATGGGGATAAGTGGTAAACTCCCTGTATCGAATAAAATTCGCACTAAAATAATGGCAATTAATGGATCTTACCGTTTTAGCTCCAATTTCTACGTGATACCGGAGCTCGGTGCGCAGCCTTATCGCTCAATCAAGCAGGACTTATTCTTCCTGCATTCTTGTCTTCCACCTGGCAAGCTACTCGCCGAGAACTTCAGCCACCCAGGGCCAGTCGATGCGATATTAGGGGCTGGAATATACTATGACTCGCTCAGTGCAGGACTTCATCGCTTACCAAATGGACTCACATTACAATACTCCAAATTTGGTTGGATAGTAGGAGGCCTACTGTGCAGTATGACCTCTAATCTCCACACGCGGAGTTGTCATAAGGCTACCAGTATCGACGACCTGAAAGTGAGTCTGGAGCGATTTTGGAAGGTGGAAGAAGTGCCACCGGACGCCCCGGACCGATTAGCTTTACAAGACCACTAGCTCGAGGAACACTTCAAATCCAACACGAGGATTGCCGAGGATGGTCGATACATTGTACGGGAGATGGTCGAGTTGACACAACTGGGAGACTCCATCGAACAGGCCCAACGACGGTTAGTATCGCTTGAGCGGAAGCTGTCTCGACATGAAGACACCTACGAGGCGTACCGAATATTCCTGCGCGAATATCTGGAGCTAAAACACATGATGCCTGTAGCGACCGATGGACTACACAAGGTTCGATACGTAACCCCACATTCGTGTGTGATAAAACCCGAATTGACAACCACAAAGCTGCAAGTAGTCTTCGACGCGAGCGCGAAGTCTACCAGTGGAATTTCGCTCAACGACCTGCAAACCATAGGACCAGTGATACAACCGGATCTTCTTCACTTATGGTTGCACTTTCGGACACAGACAGTAGTGGTTACAGCGGATATTGTGAAGATGTATCGCAAAATCTGGGTAGCTGAACCCAGCAATGCATACTATGGCGTGAAGATGCAAGATGGTACGGAGCCGATGAATTTGATCCCCGTCACCTACGGTGAGGCTTCCTCGTCGTATCTTACCTGTGGAGCGTTATAAGATGCGGGCGAGGAAGTACGTTCATCCAATTGATGCCCAGGATAACCTGTTCCTGGGTGCTGCGACTTCGGACGAATTACGTGTACTTAGTTCCGGGACAGAACGAGCACTTACGAATAGAGGAATGCCCGTACGAAAATGGGCATCCAATGTTCCTGCAGTATTAAATGATGTACCTTGACGCTCCAGTGCAAAACGGTGATAGGCAGGCTATCAAGATGCTAGGTCTAGCGTGGTGTCCCTAACCAAACGATGCTTAGTGGCAAGAATTGCCAAACTATACGACCCAGTTGGAATTATGCAACCCGTGATCATCTCTGCAAAAATcctcatgcaaaacctgtggCGCGACAATCTTGCATGGAACGAGAGTGTACTACCTCACGTGTTTGCTAAGTGGAACGATTTTGCTGTTCAACTACCGATCCTTCGCCAGCTACAAATCCCAAGAATGGCGCTGCCAAGTGAAGCCGAAAATGATGGCACATCTGTGGTTTTTGTGATGCCTCAACAAAAGCATACGGGTGCGCAATATACGTTCGCTACTTAGACGGTAAAGGCGAAAGACGATCGCGACTCCTGTGTTCCAATTCGAGAGTTGCATCTCTAAAGAAACTTACTTTGCCCAGACTAGAACTCCAAGCAGCACTGTTGCTGGCTGAACTCTACGTGAAAATAAAGGACTTGTTTGGCACCCGTATCCAGCACACTAGATGGTGGACGGACTCGCAAGTCGTATTAGCCTGGATACGTTCCGATAATTCGAAATAGGACGTCTTCGTGAAAAACCGAGTAGGCAAGATACACGCTGCAACTCTAATAACAATTTTGTcacaaaattcaccaaaaactCCTCTGCGTTTTAGCGTTCTAAGAGAAAGATGAAtgatgaaaaaggaaaaggggaTGGTGTATAGCAGGTTGCAAACAACACTAAAATCGGTAATCTGACACGTAgaaatcgaaaaattgaaataatggctgttccttttttatgaAGTTTACAAAACTGCCTTTAGTTTTTTCAGTGTTGActtcgatttttttattccattgtCTGTCTCTTTTAACATTGGGGCCCCTGTTGTGTGGCGGCGTTGCTCTTTTGTTTCTTGCTGTGGATGCTTTGCATTCTCTCATCGGTATTGCGTCGCGGTTTTGCTCTCAAATTATCGTGTATATTATCGTTATCGTTTGCTCTCATCGTACATTATCGTGTTTGCTGCTCAGAGAGGAATGTTCAGACAAATTACAAGGTTAGTATTAGAAATATTCATGTTAGGAATGCTGAATCTAGCCAGCCGACGGAAGCACCCGAACCTCTAATATATCTTTCTGCTGCTACTTCCAATCCAGCTGTTCCTAAAAGAACTTTGCCAACTCTTACAACTCCTATAGTTCGATTACCACAACTACCCAAACTACATGTCCAATTTCCGATTTCTTCTCGTGATTCAGTAAAACCTAGACGACCTTTGCCCGTCCATCCATACCTGCAAAAGCCGCCACCAGTTGCTCctaaaccaaaaatttttaCCTTAGTTTCTTCCTCTAATCCAggagaaagtaaaaaaaaatactatccTTTCAAATCCTAAAACCCATCCACCATCTCCACCCCATCAACCAAATATCCAAATGTGTCCCACATGTTTACAACCGATATCATCCTCTTCCTTACCCATTCCGTCGTCTACCGTATCTACGCCGTCATCTATGGTATTAATGGACACCATGGCAGTAATGTTAACCGACGTGTCCACCAAAGTAGATGTAATTAGCTTCAATTCTACTAAAGTAGAAGTAGATGTAAAAAACATTGTTCATTGTTCAACATTACAAGGACATAGAATCAAGAATTAATGCGGCATTAGATGTGCTTATTGATCGAAATGTTTTGAAACTGTGTTGGCCAGGGCGAAGCGGAGGAGGAATAACAAAATTAGAATTTTCCAAGTTTACAGCTATTTTACGATTGTTACGATTCCGTGTTCCGATTAAAGTTTGTAACCTGTACCGGTTCATCTTAGAACATAAACTAAATTTTAGCTAGACAGCTAACGTATGTAGTAATGGACTAATATGATAGGTTATACGATTGTTTAATGAAATGGCTACTAGTTTACACAGTACTCTTTCGACATTACAACTCGCTCGATAAATCTTCTACTTGAGcatcaaaattaaatattatagGTGAACTGCCAGGTGccaggtttttggtttttagtgTCCGGTCCCCGATTTTGGTCCTTGACCCGTGTGCCAATTTTTGGCCACCTAGTGCCCCAGGGGGGGGAGTTTTTCGAGAGCAGGTTTTCGATTTTTAATAAGGTTGTTTCTGAACCAATCGGGACGGTCGGGGTGTCGAAAGACGCGGGCAGTCGAGGCGCGTGTTTGGAGGTGTCGGGAGGGTGGATTACGTTGCGTTTGCGGCCTCCACATTCGTTTGAGTGAGATTGTTTatagtgcgtgtgtgtgtgagtgaatcGGTTCCAGACTTGGCCAAAGTGTGCGTTTTTGATTGGCGCAACTTTTGAGCCATCGTGCGTGAGAATCGGTCTACTGTGAGAAAAGTTATAGGCGATTATTAGTTCCCTTGGAACCGTGTAGAATCTTTTTACGAACGTTTCAAAGGTAGCTTTGATCAtacggtttttcggtttttcggtttttcttcATACCCCGTCCCTTAAACATTGTCGGTCGGATTGTCGTGATTGTCGGagcgtgcgtgtgttgttgCGCGAATCTTTATTTTGTCGTGCGTGATTCTAtctacgcgcgtgtgtgtttccgTACGAGTTTGCGTTCGCGTGTATGCGCAGTCTTTTTGCGCAAGTGCTTGCGTGTGCGTGATCCGGTGATTTCGTGCTTGCGTATTCCTtgccgtgcgtgtgtgtccgTACGTGTTTGCGTTCGTGCGTGTGCGCAGTGTTTTGGCAGTGGTTTTGCTGTACGGGGAAGGGTGCTTGCGTGCTTCGCTTGAGTAATTTGGTGTTTTTGGCTATTGTGGCCGCTACGGTAGAGCTAGGCGGCTGATTTTTGGTGTCCGGTCTTCGATTTTGGTCCGCAACCCGTGTGCCAATTTGTGGCCACCTAGTTCCTCAGGGGGGGGAGTTTTTCAAGAGCCGGTTTTTTGCGAATATTAAGGCAACCGCTCATCCGATTTGGGCCAGCGACGACTCGTTTGAAAGGTCTTGTTGCGGCGCGTCGCACAAAAATCTGGGATTGAGAATCGGTCCAGCCGGTgaatcataaaataaaattttcgattTTCCAGGGTCGTTTTATGTCATTTCTATCATCTCTGTCAATATTTGTCAATTCTGTCAATTCTGTCATGTCGTCGAATCGGGTTTTAAGGTCTAGGTTGAGATCAACCACCGTGGATGGTCCACCGCAGAAGTGTTCATTGGATAGTGTTAGTAAAAGTgatagtgtgtgtgtctcttccagtgatgaggatgatgaccTCAACTCAACGGTTGTTCCTGTAGTGCTTTTGGATCGTTTGCAGTCGGATGTCTTGGAGCAGGCAGAAAAACCTTCATCGGTGCGTGCATCATTGGCGAATGTTGTCAATAATCAACCATCAGTAGCTGCGTTGCTTGAGCAACTGAAGAGCCGAGATGAACAGGTGGTGGCAATGCAGGCGAATGTGGATCGTTTAACTGTTCAGTTGGCAGAGCTGTTACGAGAATTGTCTGACACGCGTAAGGAGCTAGCGTTGTTCCGGCAAGGTTCAGGGGCGGTGCAGTTGAAGCAATCGACACAGCAACAAGCACCTACAGCTGCTTCTACCGATGTCGTTTCTTCTCTCAAAGGCAAGCGTAGCCGTGGAGGTTGGCGGATGCAACAGAAGAAGGCGCgtaagcaacaacagcaacaggtgcagtcgcagcaacaacaacagcagcagcagcatcagcagcagcatatgaagcagcagcagcatatgaagcagcagcagcaacagctgcagcagcagca
The Anopheles moucheti chromosome 2, idAnoMoucSN_F20_07, whole genome shotgun sequence genome window above contains:
- the LOC128297918 gene encoding putative uncharacterized protein DDB_G0271606, whose protein sequence is MVELTQLGDSIEQAQRRLVSLERKLSRHEDTYEAYRIFLREYLELKHMMPVATDGLHKTVVVTADIVKMYRKIWVAEPSNAYYGVKMQDGTEPMNLIPVTYVLLDRLQSDVLEQAEKPSSVRASLANVVNNQPSVAALLEQLKSRDEQVVAMQANVDRLTVQLAELLRELSDTRKELALFRQGSGAVQLKQSTQQQAPTAASTDVVSSLKGKRSRGGWRMQQKKARKQQQQQVQSQQQQQQQQHQQQHMKQQQHMKQQQQQLQQQQQQQLQKQQQPQMQHQPQKQQQQQQHVRHFYQQQQNQQQRQQQQKPQQQQKPQQQQHHQQQQREQQEQQQQNQHSFEGSPSIAENNIDASRRRSLSSDEEAAVTAATTSER